ATCGGCGATCGAAAGCGTCTATCTCGATACGCTCGATGGGCGCGCCGATCCGAAGCTCGGATACATCCTTTCGTTCAGCGGCGACGCGAAGGGCGCGTGATGGGCCCGGCGGCCGACACGCTCGCCGATCTCGACGCGACTGCCCAGGCCGAGCTCGTGCGGACGAGCGAAGCCACGCCGTCCGAGCTCGTCGAAGCGGCAATCGCACGCATCGAGCGGCTGAATCCGCAGCTGAACGCGGTGATTCACCGGCTCTACGAGAAGGCCCGTGCCGCCGCTGCGTCGCCGGAGCTTCCCGACGGACCGTTTCGCGGCGTTCCGTTCCTCGTAAAAGACATCGTCTGCCACACGGCTGGAGATCCGTATCACTGCGGCATGCGCGTGCTGCGCGACATCGACTGGCACGAGCAGACCGACAGCTATCTGGCCGCGCGTTTTCGCCGCGCCGGTTTCGTGTTCGTCGGCAAGACCAACACCCCCGAGCTCGCGTTCTCGCCGACGACCGAGCCGCTTGCGTACGGTCCGTCGCGAAATCCGTGGAACCCGGCGCTGTCGACCAGCGGCTCGAGCGGCGGCGCGGCAGCAGCGGTCGCATCGCGAATGGTCGCGGCCGCACACGGCAACGACATGGGCGGCTCGATTCGCACGCCGGCCAGCGCGTGCGGCCTCGTCGGTCTCAAGCCCACGCGCGCACGCACGACGCTCGGACCCAATTTCGGCGAGTTCTGGTGGCAGACCACGCACGAGCACGTGCTTACGCGCACCGTGCGCGACACCGCGGGGATCCTCGATGCCACGCGCGGGCCGGCGCCCGGCGATCCGTACACTGCACCGGCGCCCGAACGTCCCTACGCCGAAGAAGTCGGCCGCGATCCCGGGCGGCTTCGCATCGGGCTGCGCACCGAGCGGCCCGCGCTCTCCGGCTCGACGCATCCGGTCCACGCCGATTGCATTCGCGCGGTCGAATCCGCGGCGCGCGTGCTCGAAGGCCTCGGACATCACGTCGAGCCGGCGTCGCCGACGACGCTCGATGCATCCGACGACGGCAGCCTGCTGACGGTGTTCTGCGCGTCGATCGCGCGCGAGATCGATCGCTGGTCGGAGCGCATCGGCCGCACCATCGGTCCGGACGAAGTGGAGCGGACGACGCAGATGGCCGTCGAGATGGGCCGCGCGACCAGCGCCACGCGCTACGTCGAGGCGACCGAAAGCCTTTCGCTGTATTCGCGCGGGCTGGCCGCGTGGTGGGAAGACGGATGGGACGTGCTGCTGACGCCGACGGTGGCCGAGCCGCCGTGGCCGCTCGGCCCGCTCGGTCCGCACGGCGGCGAAGCGATCGAAGTGATGGCGCGCTGGACGTCGATGAGTCCGTTCTGCATGTCGTTCAACGTGAGCGGACAGCCGGCGATTTCGCTGCCGCTTCACTGGAACGACGAAGGCCTGCCGATCGGCGTGCAGGCGGTCGCCGCATACGGCCGCGAGGACGTCCTCCTGCGACTCGCATCGCAGCTCGAGCAGGCGATGCCGTGGAAGGAGCGCAGGCCGCTGATTCACGCGTGATCGAGCGGCGCGAAATCCGCCCGTCATCCTCCGCAGCGACGGATCGAGCGGCGCAGACTGCGCCGGCAGCACCGCGCACGCGTTCGCTGTGGAAACCGGGCATCGACTTTCTCGTCGTCCCGGCCGTGTTCCTCGTCGTCGGGCTTCTCCTGCAGGGAGATGGCCGCGTGCCGCTCGGAGATTCGTGGGTCTTCTCGTGGACAGAGAAGCAGCTCGTGGAGCACGGCAGGCTCGTTTTCAGCGACGTGCAGGCCATGACGCTCGTCGGCCAGATGCTTCTCGCCTGGCCGGTCGCTGCGGTGTTTTCGCCGACACCGTCCGTGCTCAACCATTTCACGCTTGTGCTGTCGGCGATCACGCTCGATCTGTTCCTGCTGGTCTATCGTCGGCTCGGTATCGGCCGAGGCCTGTCACTGCTCGGCGTCGCAGCCGTCGCGATCAATCCCATCTGGCTTATCCAGTCGATGGCGTTCGAGACCGAGATTCCTTTTCTTTTTTTCTCCGCGCTCGGAGCGCTCGCGCTGCTGGAATGGGACCGATCCGGCCGCGACGCGGCGCTCTGGCGCACGGGCCTCGCGTTCGCCGGAGCAGCGGCGGTACGGCAGCACGCGCTGATCTTCCCGTTCGCATGGTTCGTCTACGCGTGGCCTGCCGGCAAGGTGAAGCCGCGCTCACTGCTTCCGTGGCTGATGCCTCCGCTCGTCGTCGGCATGGTCTACCTGTGGATCCACTGGATCGGCGACGTGCCTCGCGCATTCGGCTGGCAGAAAGAGATGGTGCGGTTTCGCTGGAGCGATCCGTACCATCTGGCGACGAGCACCGCTTATGGAGTGCTGTCGGCCATGCACTACCTCGGCGGCTTCCTGGTTCCGGTTTCCGTCGTCGCCGCCAGCACACAGATTCGACGCGGCCAGCCAATGCTGGCCGCATGCTGCGTGCTGCTGGCGGCGAGCACGATCGTTTTGTGGTTCGGCTACGGGCTGGGAATGCCGTACCTGCCGCATCTGCTGCAACCGATCGCGCTGCTGGTGCCGCTCGGTCTCGGGGATCAGACCAGAACCGTCGAGCTGGTCTGGACGATTCTCTCGATGCTCGCGGGAATCGTGCTGCTCGCCGCGTTGTTCCACAGCGACCTGGTGCGCGGCGTGGACCATCGCGAGACTCCGGCCGGAGTTTCCCACGAAGTTCCCGCCGCGCTGCGATTCTTTGCTGCGACTGCGGTGTTCATGATCGGCTTCAATCTGATGACGGGGCTCGGATTCGATCGCTACTTCCTGCCGCCGCTCCCGTTCGTGATTCCCGTGCTGCTCTACGGCCGCTCACCGTCCGTCCGCCGAATGCAGATCTCGGCCCTGCTGCTCGTTGCCTCTGCGGCCGGGTCGGCACTCCTCGTGGACCAGCGGATACGAAGCTCGGCCTGCGAGTGGGACCTTGCCGAATCCCTGCGCGACGGGGGCGTCGCTCCGATTCGCATCAACGGCGGCGTAGCCTTCAACGGCTACTATCTTTACGAAACCATGGCCGAGACCTGGAAAGGCAGGAAGCACGGAGTGTGGGTGCCGTGGTTTCAGCCGCAGGCGGAATATCTGCTCACCGCCGCAGCACCGCAGCGACCGGGCCTGACGCTGGTCGACACGCACCGGTGCGCAAACCTTCCAGGGTTTCTCCCGCTCGAGGTCCGGACGTACACGTGCGCACCGAGAGGTCCGCTGGAAGCGTCCACGCTCTGCCAGCCGTTCTGATCGATGCGGGTCCGGCGAATCGACGGTCAGCGTTGCGTCGCGGAAGTCCCGTCGGACGACGCAATTTCCTGCAGTCGCGCGAGGAGCTGCGGGTCGGCCTGTGCGATCCGGTCGACGGTTTCCGACGCATCCGAAGCGACATCGAACAGCTGCTGCGAGATCGGGGT
The genomic region above belongs to Candidatus Limnocylindrales bacterium and contains:
- a CDS encoding amidase — encoded protein: MGPAADTLADLDATAQAELVRTSEATPSELVEAAIARIERLNPQLNAVIHRLYEKARAAAASPELPDGPFRGVPFLVKDIVCHTAGDPYHCGMRVLRDIDWHEQTDSYLAARFRRAGFVFVGKTNTPELAFSPTTEPLAYGPSRNPWNPALSTSGSSGGAAAAVASRMVAAAHGNDMGGSIRTPASACGLVGLKPTRARTTLGPNFGEFWWQTTHEHVLTRTVRDTAGILDATRGPAPGDPYTAPAPERPYAEEVGRDPGRLRIGLRTERPALSGSTHPVHADCIRAVESAARVLEGLGHHVEPASPTTLDASDDGSLLTVFCASIAREIDRWSERIGRTIGPDEVERTTQMAVEMGRATSATRYVEATESLSLYSRGLAAWWEDGWDVLLTPTVAEPPWPLGPLGPHGGEAIEVMARWTSMSPFCMSFNVSGQPAISLPLHWNDEGLPIGVQAVAAYGREDVLLRLASQLEQAMPWKERRPLIHA